From the genome of Nicotiana sylvestris chromosome 2, ASM39365v2, whole genome shotgun sequence, one region includes:
- the LOC104214243 gene encoding uncharacterized protein has protein sequence MRRIRISGGGSSALLGTSFPFSSYTKCPIKPKSFLKLFPSTTTPIFTTLHYRLITSAQHSSPSSHVHPTPQTELPISSGGDGPNGYPIKDSKVVLKGMRYAELEKWVQSHGYRPAQALMLWKHLYGNNINIWAQCSEELKGLNKDFRKMLSEHAEFKTLNLKDILTASDGTKKMLFKLEDGLVIETVVIPCESGRNTVCISSQVGCAMNCQFCYTGRMGLKRNLSTSEIVEQAVLARKLLSSEVGPISNVVFMGMGEPLHNIENVIKAADILVDEQGLHFSPRKVTVSTSGLVPQLKRFLRESNCALAVSLNATTDEVRSWIMPINRKFNLNLLLGTLREELQSKHKYKVLFEYVMLAGVNDSIEDAKRLINLVQGIPCKINLISFNPHSGSFFKPTKKEKIIEFRNILAEAGCVVLLRLSRGDDQMAACGQLGKPGEIQAPLLRVPSQFQAVLEAAA, from the exons ATGAGGCGAATTCGCATCTCCGGCGGCGGCAGCTCTGCTTTGCTTGGAACATCTTTTCCCTTCTCCAGTTACACTAAATGTCCAATAAAACCCAAATCTTTTCTAAAGCTGTTTCCTTCAACAACAACACCCATCTTCACCACTCTCCATTATCGTTTAATTACGTCGGCTCAACATTCTTCTCCCTCCTCTCATGTTCATCCAACACCTCAAACTGAACTTCCTATATCTTCTG GAGGTGATGGCCCAAATGGGTATCCTATAAAGGACTCAAAAGTGGTTTTGAAAGGAATGAGATATGCTGAACTTGAG AAATGGGTTCAGTCACATGGTTATAGGCCTGCTCAGGCTCTAATGTTGTGGAAACATCTTTATGGGAATAATATTAATATTTGGGCGCAATGCAGTGAGGAACTAAAAG GTTTGAATAAAGATTTCAGGAAAATGTTGAGTGAACATGCTGAATTTAAGACGTTAAACTTGAAGGATATTTTGACAGCGTCTGATGGAACTAAAAAG ATGTTATTCAAGTTGGAAGATGGTCTGGTAATAGAAACTGTTGTGATACCTTGTGAGAGCGGCAGGAACACCGTCTGTATATCTAGTCAAGTAGGTTGCGCCATGAATTGTCAGTTTTGCTACACTGGCAG AATGGGTCTGAAGAGAAACTTATCTACATCTGAGATAGTTGAACAGGCTGTTTTAGCTCGGAAGTTATTATCCAGTGAAGTTGGCCCAATTAGCAATGTCGTGTTTATG GGAATGGGAGAACCACTTCACAACATTGAGAATGTCATAAAAGCGGCAGACATATTGGTAGATGAACAAGGGCTGCATTTTAGTCCTCGGAAGGTCACCGTTTCTACAAGTGGGCTTGTGCCCCAGCTTAAGCGCTTTCTTCGCGAGTCTAATTGTGCTTTGGCAGTCAGTTTGAATGCTACAACTGATGAG GTCAGAAGCTGGATCATGCCAATTAACCGCAAATTTAACTTGAACTTGCTTCTTGGAACACTAAGAGAAGAGCTTCAATCAAAACATAAATACAAAGTTCTGTTTGAGTATGTAATGCTTGCCGGAGTTAATGATAG TATTGAGGATGCAAAGAGACTAATCAATCTTGTCCAGGGTATTCCATGCAAGATTAACCTGATTTCTTTTAACCCTCATTCTGGATCCTTCTTCAAACCCACCAAAAAGGAGAAGATAATTGAGTTCAGAAACATTCTTGCTGAAGCAGGATGTGTTGTGCTTTTGCGATTGAGTAGAGGAGACGATCAAATGGCCGCCTGTGGTCAGCTAGGTAAACCAGGCGAAATCCAAGCTCCCTTGCTCCGAGTGCCTTCTCAGTTTCAAGCAGTACTGGAAGCTGCAGCGTGA